TATTTATCCCAACTTGTTTTAAAATCAACTATTTCAAGATTTTCCTTATAAAAATTAATGAACTCATCTGGCTTTAATACATATGTAGAAATATTTTTTTCTTTAAAAATAGCCTTTGCTTTTTGATAATTTTTTTTATCATTTGTAATGTAAAAATCACAAGTAGTTGCAAATGCTGTATGAAAAGAGTCTTGGGTTGTATTTTTGAATGTCTTTTTCTTTGTTTCTGTAACCTTAACTTCATCAGAATGAAAGCCATGCATATCTAAACTAATATATGCTGAAGTTATATCATCAAACCAGACTGGTGCATTTTTGCCTTTCTCGAAATAATCTTTTTGTAATGGACTTTCCTCAATACCTAATTTTTTGTAAGTTTCATTTAAGACATCAAATGGATTGTTATCAGGATTTGTTAATTTACCGTGATTAATATTTAAATGTTTAAAAGGAGTTTTTAAGTCTTTATATCCTTCTTTTTCATTAAGGTTTTCCAACATCTTTCCAAATGAATTAAAAAGTCCTTCAAATGTTGGATTGTCTTGTAGATCAGGAAACATAGAATTCATTATTTCGGCACTTTGTGGATTTTCAAATGCATCTTTAAACAACCCGTCAACAGGAAGAGATTGCAACATTGCTTTCAGTGGTGCAACCAACTCAGTATTTTCATTATCCTCATCTAAAATATTGAAGATATTATTGAAAGAAAAATCATCAGTTAAGTTTTTGCTTTCAATTTCATTCTCAAATATGTGAAAAGGCTCATTTTGTTGTAAAACTATATCTTTTCCATTATTAAAAACACACATGCAGTCTGTTATTTCAGCAAGAAATTCTAAATCTGATTGAATGTTTGGATTTTCCTTTTCATCTGAATAACTTGAAGCTATATCAGAAATATGAGATGTCGAGTAGACAATGACAAACTTTTCAGATTGTCTAATTATTTCTTTGAATTCTTGAAACCTTCCATTTTTAATTCCATTTAGAACATTCCAATCAATGTAGAGTTTCATAAATACTATCTTTCAGTTGCGATGTTATCAATTTTAATGAGTTCATGAATGAATGGAATTGTATGCCAATGCCCATAGGTAGTTCTCTTTTTATTTTCTTTTTCAACAAGTTCTTCATAATTTGAAATTAAGGATTTGAAACTTTCAATATCTTCTACATCAAAAATTTGTTTAACCTTTTCAAAAAATCTTTTTGAATTTAGTTTTATAAAAAAATCAAAATCTTTGTATTCATCCTTATACAAATATGTTGTTGGAAACCATTTTTTATAATTTTTTGATTGTAAATCAGAAATATAATGACAAAGTAAGTCAGCAAAAATAATTTCCATTTTACTGAAATTACTATTTAGATTTGTAATGATATAATGTCCAAAACCAGTAATTTTATTTTCTAATTGTTTGTAATAATTTTCCAAGTTCTGATTATATGAATAAAGATGATAGAATTTTTCAAGTCCTTGTTTTTTTCCAGTGACTTCATTAAAATAATATCCAGAATTTAATAAATCTGAAATCAAATTATAATTGCCATTTTTGTAAATAATAGCAATTGTATACAGAAAAAGTTCATGAAAAATTATATTGAAATTTTCAAAATCTGCTTCATAATAAGCTCTAATATTAGTTCCAAAATCTCTTGGTTTCTTATATGATGAAACTTTTTCAAAAAAAGCAATTAATATATCGACGTCAAGGTTAAATTCTTCTTTACTAACTTTCAAGAGAAAGTATATATAATCTTCTCTCATTTCTCTGTAAGATGATAAGTTATCAATTAGCATTTCTCCAAACTCCCCAATTGTTTGTGGAGTATTTATCATTTGAAAATTCCAAAGATTCTCCAGAAAATCATCCAAAAAACTTTTTGTTAATGAATTAACTTTTAATGGATTTTTATTAAGTTGATTATCTAAACCCTTTAAATGAAAGTAAGTTTTACTATCGTGCTGTTTTTCATCAGTAATATAGCTTGGTATATTACCAAGTTTTGGCTTACGAATTTGAGGAGCATCTAAAATATTTCTTACTAAGTTTTCATATTCTTCTTCATAATATTCCTCATTGGACAAATCAATATATTTTCTTGTTTTTAAAAAAGTTGGGAAATATGGTTTGTTTTCTTCATCTCTTTCAAACACAATTGGAATAAATTTCTCTTGTTGAGTGTTTCCATAAACTTCAGGTGTCAGTATCTGTGCTTCAGTTCCAACACCTCCTTTTCTGCCGTCTGCTTTTAATGAATAATTTTTATCAGAAATAATTAAGACCTTATTTATTGTACTATCATTAACAATTGATTCCATGAAAAAGTTCAAATCATGTCCATCTTTTAGACTCCATTGGTCTAAAATTACATCAATCCCATCACTCATTAATCTTGTGCCAAGTTCTCTTACTTTTTCTTGATGCTCTTGTATTCCCCAACTGTATGAAATGAATATTTTCTTAGTTTCCATTAAGTATTTTCGTTTTAAAGTTATAATATAAAAAAACCATTATGAGAATAGATTTTCTCGAAATTACTGAAAAAAAATCTATAAAAAATTTTCCAAAAAAAATTATTCACCTACAAAGTCCCCCCACCATACAACCCCAACTCATTCTCAGGAGCAAAGCACCTCCCACCACTTATTAGAAAACAAAAATTTTACAGGAGCAATTATAAATTCAAGTTGAAAGCTGGGTTTGTTTGTGCTGTTTTATTTCAATTCTTGTGGTGTTATTTCTAACTCAAAAATCAAAAACAATGGTAACAATTATCAACTACAAAAAAAGAGAAAAAGAAGATGGAACAAACTTCTTTGTTTTGGAAGTTCAAGGAGGAATTGAAATGGTTATGAGCCAAACTACAAATCAATTCTATGCAACATCTAAAAAAGCATCAATCACATCAACATTTGATGAACTAACTTGTCAAGCATTGATAGGTGCTCAGATGAATGGTGCAATTATAAAGCAAGAATGTGAGCCATATGAGTACACTGTAAAAGACACAGGAGAAATAATAGTACTTAATCACAGATTTATATATTCCCCTCATGAGCAAGAAGATATTAATGTACATCAACAATTACCAGTAAAGAATAATCTTGTTACTGGTAACTGAAAAAACTAAAGCAAAATATCCAAATTGTACTGTCAAGTCTTGTATAGATTACAGTATGATTTGGATTTTTTTTGCACAATTTTTCCTTTTATTTATATATACAAAAAGAAATCTGTGCATTTTTCTAATAGTTCTTTGAAATTCACTTTATTTCTTTACTGGTAGCTTACAAGATGTTCGGAAAAATTTTAGAATACCAGTAAAAATAGTAAGTCTGAAATAGGGTATAACTATTGGATATTTAAACTTTCTCTGTAATTGAGAATTTATTTAGATTAGTATTAATAGCCAAATTCTAAGTTAGGCTGTTACTATTAAAGGTAAGTATTTCATAGACTTCAACCTCTAACTTTTGAGCAATAATATATAATGTGTAAGCTGTAGGATTGGTATTTCCTGCTTCTAATCTGGACATATTAGATTTTTCAAAATTGCATAAAGCTGCTAATTCAACTTGAGAGATGTTCTTCTTTTCTCTAAGTTGTTTTATACGCTTTCCAATTGCAATTTGGTAGTCTTTTTTCTCCACTTTTATATTAATAGCCAAAAGTGGTCATAAATGATAATCAAATGGTTATCATAAATGATACATTTACTATATTTGAAAACTTAAAAAACTAATTATATGAACACAACTTTGCTTATAATTTTATCTTTGCTCATAATCGTTGCTTTATTTTATTATATAAGAAAACCTAATAGAAAAGGTGTTGAAAGTAAAAATTTTAAAGAACATAAATCACCTGAATTAGACCATGTAAAATTTAATGAAATAGTGAATGATTTTGGACATCTTCTAAATGGAATTCCGAAATCATTAATTAATTCACCAGAACTAAATAAAATTATTTTGAAAAGTATTTCTCATGATGAAATAAAATCAGAAATTAGGAAAATGCATGCACGTGGTGAATTTGATGAAACAATAAGGCATTATATTGTGTCAAATTTGGATGATATTGAATCCATTGCCTACAGGATTCTTGAAATTTCAAAAGAAACCTCAAATCTTCCCAACTATAAATTCAATCAAATAGAACTTAAAGAGCCTTATATCATTTCTGATTTACAACAACAACTAAGTAATAAACTTGAATCAACAATAACATTTGACAATGTTTCAGGAAAAGAAATACAAATTTTCATCTTATATCTAATCCAAGAATCAAAAAAAGGTTTGATGAAATTTTTATTACAATCTTAATTCTTAATGGAAACAATTATATCTAACTCGCTCAACCATTTAAAACAACTCAATGACAATCCTTTTACATTGCAAAAGGTTGCTTATTGGTTGTATGAATACAATGATTTATACAAAGAAACCAAGACTTGTTCAGAAACTATTTGTGAACAATTCCAAGAATGGAAAAATGAAGGATTACCTTATGATTGCTTTCAAAAACCAGATTATTGTACAAAGAAATATAGGTATTTTACAGATTTTTATGAAGGTGTTGAATATGGAGTTAAAGTACAAGAATTAGATGCAGTTTGTAAAATAGCACTTGAAGAATATAATTCTTGTAATGGTACATTTCAATTAAAAGATTGGTTGATAAAATACTTTGATATAGGTTACAATAAGTTGGTTATTTTCTACTATGACCATTTGGATTATTCAGTTGATGAAGATGAGATAGTACACCCTCATTTTGGGAACTCACCAATAG
This genomic stretch from Chryseobacterium sp. POL2 harbors:
- a CDS encoding toll/interleukin-1 receptor domain-containing protein gives rise to the protein METKKIFISYSWGIQEHQEKVRELGTRLMSDGIDVILDQWSLKDGHDLNFFMESIVNDSTINKVLIISDKNYSLKADGRKGGVGTEAQILTPEVYGNTQQEKFIPIVFERDEENKPYFPTFLKTRKYIDLSNEEYYEEEYENLVRNILDAPQIRKPKLGNIPSYITDEKQHDSKTYFHLKGLDNQLNKNPLKVNSLTKSFLDDFLENLWNFQMINTPQTIGEFGEMLIDNLSSYREMREDYIYFLLKVSKEEFNLDVDILIAFFEKVSSYKKPRDFGTNIRAYYEADFENFNIIFHELFLYTIAIIYKNGNYNLISDLLNSGYYFNEVTGKKQGLEKFYHLYSYNQNLENYYKQLENKITGFGHYIITNLNSNFSKMEIIFADLLCHYISDLQSKNYKKWFPTTYLYKDEYKDFDFFIKLNSKRFFEKVKQIFDVEDIESFKSLISNYEELVEKENKKRTTYGHWHTIPFIHELIKIDNIATER
- a CDS encoding helix-turn-helix domain-containing protein; translation: MEKKDYQIAIGKRIKQLREKKNISQVELAALCNFEKSNMSRLEAGNTNPTAYTLYIIAQKLEVEVYEILTFNSNSLT